The following are encoded in a window of Brevibacillus ruminantium genomic DNA:
- the qoxB gene encoding cytochrome aa3 quinol oxidase subunit I yields MDYFDLFAVPHPSPAIYASMVAIGLTIIAIVSGLTYFKKWGYLWREWLTTVDHKRIGIMYLISALLMLFRGGADAIMMRAQTAVPDNTLLDAQHYNEIFTAHGTIMLIFMAMPFIYAFMNFVVPLQIGARDVAFPRLNALSFWLFFMGAMLFNIAFVIGGAPDAGWSAYFPLAGNDFSPSVGTNYYALALQISGLGTLLSGINFITTILKMRAPGITLMKMPMFTWSALATNVIVVFAFPVLTVALIMMTMDRLFGTHFFASTNGGMDMLWANLFWVWGHPEVYILVLPAFGIYSEIISTFARRNLYGYKSMVASMVIISLLSFLVWTHHFFTMGQGALTNSIFSITTMAIAVPTGIKIFNWLFTLWKGKIVFTVPMLYSLGFIPIFLIGGVTGVMLGMSAADYQYHNTMFLVAHFHYVIIPGVVFAMIAGLTYWWPKMFGFMLNERLGKWAFWFIAISFNVAFFPMLLSGLDGQARRMYTYSESTGFGLYNFISFIGAIGLLIGFVLLVYNIYWSVRYAPRDISTDPWDARSLEWATHTPVPHYNFAILPQTRSIEAFWDMKKKNQTLFTGDYEKIHMPNNSGVPFIMSCLFFVWGFAFVFSMWVVAILATAGIFVLMACRSFEKDHGHYISVNEIEWTETQKLRGVNR; encoded by the coding sequence ATGGATTATTTTGATCTATTTGCTGTCCCCCATCCAAGTCCTGCTATTTACGCATCGATGGTTGCCATCGGTCTTACCATAATCGCAATCGTCTCCGGGTTAACCTATTTTAAAAAGTGGGGGTATCTGTGGCGGGAATGGCTAACGACAGTAGACCACAAACGTATCGGGATTATGTATTTGATCTCTGCTTTGTTGATGTTATTCCGAGGCGGGGCAGATGCTATCATGATGCGTGCTCAAACAGCCGTGCCCGATAACACGTTGCTCGATGCCCAGCATTACAATGAAATTTTTACAGCACATGGGACGATCATGCTCATCTTTATGGCGATGCCTTTTATTTACGCATTCATGAACTTCGTCGTTCCTTTGCAAATTGGAGCACGCGACGTAGCTTTCCCGCGTCTGAATGCACTCAGTTTCTGGTTGTTTTTCATGGGGGCCATGCTATTCAACATCGCATTTGTGATTGGTGGTGCTCCCGATGCAGGGTGGTCTGCTTATTTTCCTCTTGCAGGTAATGATTTCAGTCCCTCTGTTGGAACCAACTATTATGCGCTGGCTCTACAGATCTCCGGACTGGGGACGTTACTATCGGGAATTAACTTTATCACGACGATTCTTAAAATGAGGGCACCAGGTATCACATTAATGAAAATGCCAATGTTCACATGGTCTGCCCTGGCTACGAACGTGATCGTCGTCTTCGCGTTTCCTGTCTTGACCGTGGCGCTTATCATGATGACGATGGACCGCCTGTTTGGAACACATTTCTTCGCCTCGACGAATGGCGGGATGGACATGCTTTGGGCGAACTTATTCTGGGTATGGGGCCATCCCGAGGTTTATATCCTCGTTCTGCCGGCATTCGGTATTTATAGTGAGATTATCTCCACGTTTGCACGCAGGAACTTGTATGGGTATAAGTCCATGGTTGCCTCTATGGTGATCATCTCTCTCCTGTCTTTCCTGGTATGGACACACCATTTCTTCACGATGGGACAAGGAGCGTTGACGAACAGTATCTTTTCCATTACAACCATGGCCATTGCGGTTCCGACCGGGATCAAGATTTTTAACTGGCTGTTCACGTTATGGAAAGGAAAAATTGTCTTTACCGTTCCCATGCTGTATTCGCTGGGATTTATTCCGATTTTCTTAATCGGTGGGGTTACCGGGGTGATGCTTGGCATGTCGGCAGCCGATTACCAATACCATAATACAATGTTTCTGGTAGCTCACTTCCATTATGTCATTATCCCAGGCGTTGTCTTTGCCATGATCGCAGGTCTGACTTACTGGTGGCCCAAAATGTTCGGCTTTATGCTCAATGAAAGATTAGGGAAATGGGCATTCTGGTTTATCGCCATCAGCTTCAACGTAGCATTTTTTCCCATGCTCCTTTCCGGATTAGATGGTCAGGCACGCCGCATGTACACGTACTCGGAATCAACTGGATTTGGGCTATACAACTTCATCTCCTTCATTGGAGCCATTGGATTACTGATCGGATTTGTCCTCCTTGTTTACAACATTTACTGGAGTGTTCGGTATGCGCCAAGAGATATAAGCACCGACCCATGGGATGCACGTTCGCTTGAATGGGCTACCCACACCCCCGTACCGCATTACAATTTTGCTATACTGCCCCAGACTCGTTCTATTGAGGCATTCTGGGATATGAAAAAGAAGAATCAAACCTTGTTTACGGGTGACTATGAAAAGATTCACATGCCCAATAACAGTGGGGTACCGTTTATCATGAGTTGTTTGTTCTTCGTATGGGGATTTGCGTTTGTATTCAGCATGTGGGTTGTAGCGATCCTCGCCACAGCGGGTATCTTTGTCTTAATGGCTTGCCGCTCGTTTGAAAAGGATCACGGTCACTATATCTCTGTGAATGAGATTGAATGGACAGAGACACAAAAACTGCGAGGTGTTAATCGATGA
- the qoxC gene encoding cytochrome aa3 quinol oxidase subunit III, whose protein sequence is MKIDHSLPLEYRTEENRLKILGFWIFLGAEIVLFGTLFASYFTLFDRTGSGPSGAEIFEIAPVVVETLLLLTSSFTIGLGVHAMRMGNKKAMLTFFAVTLLLGLGFLGVEIYEFTHYVHIGAGLQTSAFTAILLTTLGTHGAHVTFGLFWGLFIIMQVKRDGLIPETANKSFIFSLYWHFLDVVWIFIFSFVYLKGMMQT, encoded by the coding sequence ATGAAAATAGATCACTCGCTGCCTCTGGAGTATCGTACAGAAGAAAACCGTTTGAAAATTTTAGGATTCTGGATTTTCCTTGGTGCTGAAATTGTTCTTTTCGGTACGCTTTTCGCGTCATACTTTACACTTTTTGATCGTACTGGGAGTGGTCCGAGTGGGGCCGAAATTTTTGAAATTGCTCCAGTCGTTGTTGAAACGCTGTTACTTTTGACGAGCAGCTTTACAATTGGTCTAGGTGTTCATGCCATGCGAATGGGCAACAAGAAGGCCATGTTGACATTCTTTGCGGTCACACTTCTTCTGGGACTTGGGTTTTTAGGAGTAGAAATCTATGAGTTTACTCATTATGTTCACATTGGGGCAGGACTACAGACGAGTGCATTTACAGCGATCCTGCTAACCACATTAGGTACACATGGAGCTCACGTTACCTTTGGTTTATTCTGGGGGCTGTTTATCATCATGCAAGTAAAACGGGATGGTTTGATACCTGAGACAGCCAATAAATCCTTCATTTTTTCCCTGTATTGGCACTTCTTGGACGTAGTGTGGATTTTCATCTTCAGCTTCGTCTACTTGAAAGGGATGATGCAAACATGA
- the qoxD gene encoding cytochrome aa3 quinol oxidase subunit IV, whose protein sequence is MSELFPRKQVMGFLYSMILTVIALAVYFLDLSFSVGMTILLITAFLQAGLQLVVFMHAGETADKGAIYTNLYYALFIALVTVFGTLLCMIWGYA, encoded by the coding sequence ATGAGTGAACTATTCCCGCGCAAACAAGTAATGGGCTTTCTGTATTCGATGATTCTTACGGTAATAGCTCTTGCTGTCTACTTCCTCGATCTGTCTTTTTCGGTAGGAATGACAATCTTGCTGATCACGGCGTTTTTACAGGCAGGCCTTCAACTGGTAGTGTTTATGCATGCCGGTGAAACTGCGGATAAAGGGGCGATCTACACCAATCTTTACTATGCCTTGTTCATTGCTCTGGTCACCGTGTTCGGTACCTTGCTCTGCATGATCTGGGGGTATGCATAA
- a CDS encoding NAD(P)-dependent malic enzyme: MSTFREQALAIHKHHQGKLTVQSKVPVKNTEDLSLAYSPGVAEPCRAIFQNKNEVYDYTMKGNMVAVVSNGTAVLGLGNIGPHASLPVMEGKAVLFKAFAGVDAFPICLASADVDQIVQTVKLLEPTFGGINLEDIAAPQCFEIEDRLKAECNIPVFHDDQHGTAIVTAAGLINALKLVGKRIDEICVVVNGAGAAGIAITKILHEMGVPQILLCDTKGIIYEGRREGMNPIKEEIARITNRKKMQGNLADALKGADVFIGVSVEGAVREEMVRSMNVDPILFAMANPNPEIMPQLAKAAGAKVVGTGRSDFPNQINNVLAFPGIFRGALDVRAKEINKAMKLAAVYAIADLISEQELHPDYIIPDPFDHRVAPRVAAAVAKAAMDTGVATIH; encoded by the coding sequence ATGAGCACCTTCCGTGAACAAGCATTAGCGATCCACAAGCATCATCAAGGCAAGCTAACTGTACAATCGAAAGTACCGGTGAAAAATACGGAGGATCTTAGTCTCGCCTATTCTCCCGGAGTCGCGGAACCTTGCCGGGCGATTTTTCAGAATAAGAATGAAGTTTATGACTACACCATGAAAGGCAATATGGTCGCGGTTGTTTCTAACGGTACAGCAGTCTTGGGACTGGGTAATATCGGTCCTCATGCATCCTTGCCGGTAATGGAGGGCAAAGCGGTACTTTTTAAAGCTTTTGCCGGTGTAGACGCTTTTCCCATATGTCTGGCTTCCGCGGATGTCGATCAAATCGTACAAACGGTCAAGCTTCTGGAGCCGACTTTTGGAGGAATTAATTTAGAGGATATTGCAGCACCCCAATGCTTCGAAATTGAGGATCGGCTAAAAGCGGAATGCAACATACCTGTTTTCCATGATGATCAACATGGAACCGCAATTGTGACCGCAGCCGGTTTGATCAATGCCTTAAAGCTTGTCGGTAAGCGCATTGATGAAATTTGTGTTGTGGTGAACGGTGCTGGTGCAGCCGGGATCGCGATTACAAAAATACTGCATGAAATGGGCGTTCCTCAAATTCTATTGTGTGATACCAAAGGAATTATTTACGAAGGCCGTCGGGAAGGCATGAATCCGATCAAAGAAGAAATAGCCCGCATCACAAACAGAAAAAAGATGCAAGGAAATTTGGCGGATGCGCTGAAAGGAGCGGATGTGTTCATCGGTGTTTCTGTTGAGGGGGCTGTTCGTGAAGAAATGGTGAGGTCAATGAATGTTGATCCAATTCTTTTTGCTATGGCCAATCCGAATCCTGAAATCATGCCGCAATTGGCGAAAGCAGCAGGGGCAAAAGTAGTGGGAACAGGCCGTTCAGACTTTCCCAACCAGATTAATAATGTACTAGCTTTTCCCGGAATTTTCCGGGGGGCATTAGATGTTCGCGCCAAAGAGATAAACAAAGCGATGAAACTTGCTGCTGTTTATGCGATCGCTGATTTAATTTCCGAACAAGAGCTGCATCCAGACTACATCATTCCCGATCCGTTTGATCATCGGGTAGCTCCCCGCGTCGCGGCCGCTGTAGCCAAGGCAGCGATGGATACAGGTGTGGCAACCATTCATTGA
- a CDS encoding pseudouridine-5'-phosphate glycosidase encodes MREFISYSEEVQHALDHQLPIVALETTIISHGMPYPQNIEMARDVEQIIRDNGAVPATIGFSQGKIKIGLSASDLEEFATNQSVAKVSRRDIPYILSSGRMGAATVAATMMGAQLAGIKIFATGGIGGVHREGEITWDVSADLIELAETNVAVVCAGCKSILDIGRTLEYLETLGVPIAGYQTDEFPAFFSRQSGHGVTFRMNHVEEMAKMLQMKWRLGMKGGAVIANPIPEENAIDYNEIEEIIHQALQEAKIQGIGGKQVTPFLLAKVKELTEGKSLEANIALVKNNAKLAAKIAVELNTAE; translated from the coding sequence TTGAGAGAATTCATTTCGTATTCAGAAGAGGTTCAACACGCATTAGATCACCAATTACCAATTGTCGCCTTGGAAACAACAATTATCTCTCATGGAATGCCATACCCGCAAAACATTGAAATGGCGCGGGATGTAGAACAAATCATACGTGATAATGGGGCGGTTCCGGCAACGATCGGTTTTTCCCAAGGTAAAATCAAAATCGGCTTGAGCGCGAGTGACCTGGAGGAGTTTGCAACAAACCAGTCGGTGGCCAAGGTGAGTCGACGAGATATTCCCTACATTCTTTCCTCGGGCCGCATGGGTGCTGCCACAGTAGCTGCAACCATGATGGGCGCGCAATTGGCGGGAATTAAAATATTTGCTACAGGTGGTATCGGTGGTGTTCATCGGGAAGGGGAAATCACTTGGGATGTTTCGGCCGACTTGATTGAGCTTGCCGAGACGAATGTAGCGGTCGTTTGTGCGGGATGCAAGTCCATCTTGGATATCGGTAGAACTTTGGAGTACCTTGAAACACTAGGGGTTCCGATTGCCGGCTATCAAACCGATGAATTTCCTGCCTTCTTTTCCCGGCAAAGCGGTCACGGCGTTACTTTTCGTATGAATCATGTAGAGGAAATGGCAAAGATGCTGCAAATGAAGTGGCGTCTGGGCATGAAAGGAGGAGCGGTAATTGCAAATCCGATACCCGAAGAGAATGCTATTGATTACAACGAGATTGAAGAGATTATTCACCAAGCCTTACAGGAAGCTAAGATTCAGGGGATAGGCGGGAAACAGGTAACTCCCTTTTTGTTGGCGAAAGTCAAGGAACTGACTGAGGGAAAAAGCTTGGAGGCAAACATAGCACTGGTCAAAAACAATGCGAAACTTGCTGCAAAAATTGCAGTTGAACTAAATACAGCTGAATAA
- the cyoE gene encoding heme o synthase — MQKEEKLTMPKQTWPHILAQTVKTGIIKSNLIPMFAGLTLALYTYQMSLIEKLPEILFALIGSAFVMGAAGAFNNLYDRDIDSIMERTKNRPTVTGEIKPQTVLWLGIFMTIVGIIALALTTPLAALLGFLGLFFYIVPYTMWTKRRTVYNTEVGSISGAMPPLIGWAAIHPDITHPAILGLFVITVIWQMPHFYAIAIRKHEEYKAAGVPMLPVVKGVRRTYLQTNVYLVVLIAISFLFGSLSIGLMLVALLLSIAWLLLSVLGYKKMDSEKWAKSMFLFSLLHMTVLFSTVIIYSLVGIIFEL, encoded by the coding sequence ATGCAGAAGGAAGAAAAACTAACGATGCCGAAACAGACATGGCCACACATATTAGCGCAAACCGTTAAAACCGGGATTATTAAATCGAATCTGATTCCAATGTTTGCTGGATTGACATTGGCTTTATATACATATCAGATGAGTCTGATTGAGAAGCTTCCGGAAATCCTGTTTGCTTTGATCGGATCAGCTTTCGTCATGGGTGCAGCTGGGGCATTTAATAACTTGTATGATCGCGATATCGATTCCATCATGGAGAGAACCAAAAACAGACCTACGGTAACAGGTGAAATCAAGCCGCAAACCGTACTATGGCTGGGCATTTTCATGACGATCGTCGGAATCATCGCTCTTGCCTTAACAACTCCCCTAGCAGCACTCCTCGGGTTTCTGGGACTGTTTTTTTATATTGTTCCGTACACCATGTGGACCAAACGCAGAACCGTTTACAATACAGAGGTCGGAAGCATTTCGGGAGCCATGCCGCCTCTTATCGGATGGGCCGCGATTCATCCGGACATCACACATCCCGCCATTCTCGGCCTGTTTGTGATCACCGTGATTTGGCAGATGCCCCATTTCTACGCGATCGCGATTCGCAAACACGAAGAGTATAAGGCGGCAGGAGTTCCCATGCTTCCCGTGGTCAAAGGTGTGAGAAGAACCTACCTGCAGACGAACGTATACCTAGTCGTGCTGATTGCCATCAGTTTTCTTTTTGGATCATTAAGCATCGGCCTGATGTTGGTAGCTCTTCTGTTGAGCATCGCCTGGCTGCTTTTAAGTGTGCTGGGCTACAAAAAGATGGATTCGGAAAAATGGGCGAAATCGATGTTTCTCTTTTCCCTGCTTCATATGACGGTTCTTTTCTCGACCGTTATTATCTACTCGTTGGTTGGGATTATTTTTGAATTGTAA
- a CDS encoding DoxX family membrane protein codes for MMNWLRTNVYASGILALIRIYLGYEWLTAGWHKLTSGFDASKYLENAVNKPVLESGTESLMYPNFVAFVKSFALPYVEVFNFLIPLGEFLVGLGLLLGVLTTAAAFCGLLMNFMFMFAGTVSSNPWMILLGFFVAAAGYNAGRFGGDYWVIPWIRSHLLQRWGRKEHAPYLKVVSKM; via the coding sequence ATGATGAACTGGCTTCGTACGAATGTATATGCCAGCGGGATTTTAGCATTGATTCGCATATACCTCGGCTATGAATGGCTGACGGCCGGATGGCATAAATTGACCTCCGGTTTTGACGCCTCCAAATACCTGGAGAATGCCGTCAACAAGCCGGTGCTGGAATCAGGCACTGAGAGCTTGATGTATCCCAATTTTGTCGCGTTTGTCAAAAGCTTTGCCCTGCCTTATGTTGAGGTCTTCAATTTCTTGATCCCGCTGGGGGAGTTTCTGGTCGGTTTGGGTCTGTTGCTGGGTGTGCTGACGACAGCCGCGGCGTTCTGCGGGTTATTGATGAATTTCATGTTTATGTTCGCAGGAACCGTCTCTTCCAACCCCTGGATGATCCTTTTAGGATTTTTCGTGGCAGCAGCGGGATACAATGCGGGACGCTTTGGCGGCGACTACTGGGTGATTCCCTGGATTCGCTCCCATCTGCTGCAGCGATGGGGGAGAAAAGAGCATGCGCCGTATCTAAAGGTTGTATCGAAAATGTAG
- a CDS encoding AAA family ATPase: protein MYLRSLEVLRSENSDRTTYPFSIPALRDLDSLSFHTNVTFFVGENGSGKSTLLEAIAYQCGFHTAGGGKNNFYEVDASGSALGEAIRLSWLPKITNGFFLRAETFYHFASHLDTMPESLKYYGGRSLHAQSHGEAFLSLFTHRFGKKAIYLLDEPEAALSPARQLVLLKIMKELENEAQFLIATHSPILLGYPGAQILNFDAQPLEEIRYEETMHYMVTKRFLGNREKMLREIFDE from the coding sequence ATGTATCTGCGAAGTCTGGAAGTTCTCAGAAGTGAAAATTCGGACCGAACCACCTATCCCTTTTCGATACCGGCCCTTCGCGATCTGGATTCCCTGTCCTTTCACACCAACGTCACCTTTTTCGTCGGGGAAAACGGCTCCGGGAAATCGACGCTTCTGGAGGCGATTGCTTATCAGTGCGGCTTTCACACGGCGGGCGGCGGAAAAAATAATTTCTATGAGGTGGACGCATCCGGGTCGGCATTGGGAGAGGCCATTCGTCTTTCCTGGCTTCCCAAAATCACCAACGGTTTTTTTCTGAGGGCAGAGACATTCTATCATTTTGCCTCCCATCTGGACACGATGCCAGAGAGTCTCAAGTATTACGGGGGACGATCCCTGCATGCACAATCACACGGGGAAGCATTTCTCTCCCTGTTTACGCATCGCTTTGGAAAAAAGGCGATCTACCTGCTGGACGAGCCTGAGGCCGCGCTCTCTCCGGCTAGACAACTGGTGCTGCTGAAGATCATGAAAGAGCTGGAAAACGAGGCGCAATTTCTGATCGCTACGCATTCACCCATTTTACTGGGCTATCCCGGAGCGCAAATACTAAATTTTGATGCCCAACCGCTGGAGGAAATTCGCTATGAGGAAACCATGCACTACATGGTTACCAAGCGCTTTCTCGGAAACAGGGAGAAAATGCTGCGTGAAATCTTTGATGAGTGA
- a CDS encoding TraB/GumN family protein: MKTSKWGKLHRLLASGLLGLTAILGSVFTVQANEAPAVPAISQWSISTLHEGEKYGIFPLAWYYDGTFQKPITADKYEALLNATAAKLDALGLKKRGASSAPSVAASQTITRDAVLHSLYNTLAQYELPEAFEIAKDKPIDYLQKKGIVNGTKNGLELEQPCTTEQAAVLASRLIAYTYDTAQGGAKGLMWKVTKGDNTLYLLGSIHLGIPEMYPMQKNIREAFQASDTLWVEANLVSRDQETLEYFTNSMTFSDGSMLKDHVSQETYEKLQKATAKLNLPSHAYDSVKPWAISTNLSLMTLLSSPDDMVQASTLGIDMYFLQSALLTGKPIHELEGMKLQADIFNNVSLEEQEKDLNEMLDTILNPTAETIDSAKEFNQWQQLWAKGDLDGFTQSFTKSQQYTETDSAKRLFGERDKNMAAKLAELLEKEGKSTTFVVIGAGHFVIKDMVIDQLKQKGYQVEFIK, encoded by the coding sequence ATGAAAACGAGTAAATGGGGCAAGCTTCATCGCCTGTTGGCCAGTGGCTTGCTTGGCTTGACCGCGATTCTGGGGAGCGTTTTCACTGTTCAGGCGAACGAAGCGCCTGCGGTTCCCGCTATCAGCCAGTGGTCCATTTCGACCCTTCACGAGGGGGAAAAATACGGGATTTTCCCGCTTGCCTGGTACTATGACGGTACGTTTCAGAAGCCGATTACCGCTGACAAATATGAAGCCTTGCTGAACGCCACAGCTGCAAAGCTGGACGCGCTGGGATTGAAAAAGCGGGGAGCATCCTCTGCTCCATCCGTAGCCGCATCGCAAACGATTACCCGAGATGCCGTCCTGCACTCGCTGTACAATACGCTTGCCCAGTACGAGCTGCCTGAGGCATTCGAAATCGCGAAGGACAAACCGATCGATTATCTCCAGAAGAAAGGCATCGTGAACGGAACGAAAAACGGGCTTGAGCTGGAACAGCCCTGCACGACAGAACAAGCAGCCGTTCTCGCCAGCAGACTCATCGCCTATACGTATGATACTGCTCAGGGCGGAGCAAAAGGGCTGATGTGGAAAGTAACCAAAGGAGACAACACCCTTTATTTGCTTGGCTCGATTCACCTCGGCATTCCCGAGATGTACCCCATGCAAAAAAATATCAGAGAAGCCTTTCAGGCATCAGATACGCTATGGGTAGAGGCAAACCTGGTATCCAGAGATCAGGAGACCCTGGAATACTTTACAAATTCAATGACGTTCAGCGATGGTTCGATGCTGAAGGATCACGTATCCCAAGAAACCTATGAGAAGCTTCAGAAGGCCACTGCCAAACTGAACCTGCCTTCGCATGCCTACGATTCCGTCAAGCCATGGGCTATTTCCACCAACCTGTCTCTGATGACGCTGTTGAGCTCGCCTGACGATATGGTGCAAGCAAGCACATTGGGTATCGATATGTATTTCCTGCAAAGTGCACTGCTCACTGGGAAGCCGATTCACGAGCTGGAGGGCATGAAGCTGCAAGCCGACATTTTCAACAACGTCTCTTTGGAAGAGCAAGAAAAAGATTTAAATGAAATGCTCGACACCATTTTGAACCCGACCGCTGAAACAATTGATTCCGCGAAAGAGTTTAACCAGTGGCAGCAACTGTGGGCCAAAGGCGATTTGGACGGCTTTACCCAATCCTTTACCAAATCGCAGCAGTACACAGAGACCGATAGTGCCAAGCGGTTATTTGGCGAACGGGACAAGAATATGGCCGCCAAGCTGGCTGAATTGCTGGAGAAGGAAGGGAAATCGACCACGTTCGTTGTCATCGGTGCCGGACATTTTGTGATCAAGGATATGGTGATTGACCAATTGAAGCAGAAAGGCTATCAGGTAGAGTTTATTAAGTAG